ACGGCGAATCGCGGCAGGGTGTTTGTTATTTGGCGCAGCATCGAGGCAGATATTCCATTGTAGAGTGCAAAGAAACCCTGCTTCCGGACGATATTTCGAACCAATGACGGGATCGACAAATGGCCTTGCTGGGTCTGTAAGTTGACCTTGATAAGGTCAAATGGGTGGGTGAACATTACCGCTCCCATGCCCGCTAGACCACCAAAATAGGCACGCGGCTTTCTGTGTTCTTCCctcatttaaattaatttaaaaaaaaccaatccATTTCAAGTGGATTTTAAACCCCGAATATTGGTATTAATTATACTTATTGAACATACAatacattttgattttgtattgaaataagttgcttgtttttttaaaagtatgtatctgatacattttaaaaagtgaacttATTTAGTAACGAATGGCAAAAATAGTTAGACTAGAAGTGCGTAGTTTGGGTATcagatatttaaatatttagttaGACCCatagatttaaataaaattgcagTGCTTCTAaaatgatatatatttttttaaattcaagatATGCTGAAATCCTAATAggatttttaaacattattccATTTCCAATTCGGCGCGGTATTCCAGCTTTACGTCATCACCCTTCCGAAGTTTAGCTATAATTTGGTAGTAGCCCGGGGTCAATAATTTTTTGATGATTTTTACGTCCAGAGGAAAGTCGTCTAGATGATAATCTTTTTCAGGCAAAGGACAATCTTCGGGTTTTGGGGCATTGGAATACTTCTTTATCCTCTCGTAGAAGAAGTCTTTGTAATACGTTTTCATTGCATCGCAAACTCCCAGTTTTGACAGTTTCAAAACCTCTTGGAAATCGTCGTCGGGCGATGCGGCTTTCAAA
The Drosophila bipectinata strain 14024-0381.07 chromosome 3R, DbipHiC1v2, whole genome shotgun sequence DNA segment above includes these coding regions:
- the CheA87a gene encoding uncharacterized protein CheA87a; translated protein: MGAIFCLTPQVLALSIVLLVTNPAKIGASKKLTIRNLEKFNEDSDELHSHLRIAEDEENWLKVSGQLKTHVEIDNHWKISVKVLKAASPDDDFQEVLKLSKLGVCDAMKTYYKDFFYERIKKYSNAPKPEDCPLPEKDYHLDDFPLDVKIIKKLLTPGYYQIIAKLRKGDDVKLEYRAELEME